In a single window of the Pseudogemmatithrix spongiicola genome:
- a CDS encoding class I SAM-dependent rRNA methyltransferase — MTQRPVAVISSRGARRWQDGHPWIFKSDVVTPPAAAAGAVTVRDVQARTLGTALWSPQSEISLRFVARDEVTLDGAWWGARIGAAIARRQGILDGETNACRLVHGEGDGLPSLVVDRFDRWLVVQLLSAGLEAYRAEIVDALVTLTDAAGVLARNDASVRTREGLAKTVEPLSGSVPETIEVREHGVRYLAAPHTGQKTGAFLDQREARVLIGSVARGRALDVFSYHGSFALHLARRAEHVRAVDASAAALARVEANAALNGLPNIEAVEADAFDFLREEERGGARYDTIVLDPPAFAKNRASLAGAIRGYRDINLRAMKLLAPGGMLYTASCSYHLTKPDFLAMLREAAAHSGRRMILRAITGQPVDHPELLTVPETGYLKGALLEAGD; from the coding sequence ATGACCCAGCGTCCAGTGGCGGTGATCTCGAGCCGCGGCGCCCGGCGGTGGCAGGACGGGCATCCGTGGATCTTCAAGTCCGACGTCGTGACGCCGCCCGCGGCAGCGGCCGGCGCGGTGACGGTGCGCGATGTGCAGGCGCGCACGTTGGGCACGGCGCTGTGGAGCCCGCAATCGGAGATCTCGCTGCGCTTCGTCGCGCGCGACGAGGTCACGTTGGATGGCGCGTGGTGGGGGGCGCGCATCGGCGCGGCGATCGCGCGACGGCAGGGCATCCTCGACGGCGAGACGAATGCCTGCCGCCTGGTGCATGGCGAAGGCGACGGGCTGCCGTCGCTGGTCGTGGACCGCTTCGACCGCTGGCTGGTGGTGCAACTGCTGTCGGCGGGGCTGGAGGCGTACCGCGCCGAGATCGTGGACGCGCTGGTGACGCTGACGGATGCGGCGGGCGTGCTGGCGCGCAACGACGCGAGCGTGCGCACGCGGGAGGGCCTCGCGAAGACCGTGGAGCCGCTCTCGGGCAGCGTGCCGGAGACGATCGAGGTGCGGGAGCATGGCGTGCGCTACCTCGCCGCCCCGCATACGGGACAGAAGACCGGTGCCTTCCTCGACCAGCGGGAGGCGCGCGTGCTGATCGGCAGCGTCGCGCGGGGCCGGGCGCTGGATGTGTTCAGCTACCACGGCTCGTTCGCGCTGCACCTGGCGCGGCGCGCCGAGCACGTGCGCGCGGTGGATGCGAGTGCGGCGGCGTTGGCGCGCGTCGAGGCGAACGCGGCGTTGAACGGCCTGCCGAACATCGAGGCGGTGGAGGCGGACGCGTTCGACTTCCTGCGCGAGGAGGAGCGGGGCGGCGCTCGCTACGATACGATCGTCCTCGACCCGCCGGCCTTCGCGAAGAACCGGGCGTCGCTGGCGGGCGCGATCCGCGGATACCGGGACATCAACCTGCGGGCGATGAAGCTGCTCGCCCCCGGCGGGATGCTGTACACGGCCAGCTGCTCGTATCACCTGACCAAGCCGGACTTTCTCGCGATGCTGCGCGAGGCGGCGGCGCATTCGGGGCGGCGGATGATCCTGCGGGCGATCACGGGGCAGCCGGTGGATCACCCGGAGCTGCTGACCGTGCCGGAGACGGGCTATCTCAAGGGCGCGTTGCTCGAAGCTGGTGACTGA
- the aroH gene encoding chorismate mutase: MPKPSRPRSVRAVRGATTVSADQPVLIREAVHEMLDAMLDDNDLVPADIISAVFTATPDLVSEFPAHAARLYGWTDIPLICAQELPVVGALPRCLRVMLHAETTRAKHEIRHVYLRDAILLRSDLLAD; this comes from the coding sequence ATGCCGAAGCCCTCGCGTCCCCGCAGCGTGCGCGCCGTCCGCGGCGCGACCACGGTCAGCGCCGATCAGCCCGTGCTGATCCGCGAGGCCGTGCACGAGATGCTCGACGCGATGCTCGACGACAACGACCTCGTCCCCGCCGACATCATCTCGGCCGTGTTCACGGCCACGCCGGACTTGGTCAGCGAGTTCCCCGCGCACGCCGCCCGCCTCTACGGCTGGACCGACATCCCGCTCATCTGCGCGCAGGAACTGCCCGTCGTCGGGGCGCTGCCGCGCTGCCTGCGCGTGATGCTGCACGCCGAGACCACGCGGGCCAAGCATGAGATCCGTCACGTCTACCTCCGTGACGCGATCCTGCTCCGCTCGGACCTGCTCGCCGATTAG
- the mltG gene encoding endolytic transglycosylase MltG, translated as MNKRMRVPLAICAALLAWSLLGCGTSEQESVAVTIRQGSNFPEAADSLHAHELIRSPFFFRQYAKFSKRDRTIRYGRYIIRRGASWNEILTALEQGRGIVHRVVVPEGWAVWDIVPEIATKLSVPEDSVMAAVRDTALLRRVAAPRGTRTLEGYLFPDTYDFPDGATARQAIEIMVQRFERTWKPEWNARAVELKLTRHQVVTLASIVEKEVRKGAERPTVSAVYHNRLKIGQALQADPTVQYALGRRRPGRVLYRDLRVDSPYNTYRRTGLPPGPIASPGAASLEAALYPANVSFRYFVAHPDGHHEFRNTYAEHLRAIEFVRSVARQDSLERRRRAAQAAVDSAIAAVGLPPRSP; from the coding sequence ATGAATAAGCGGATGCGTGTGCCACTCGCCATCTGCGCGGCACTCCTGGCGTGGAGCCTGCTCGGCTGCGGCACGTCGGAACAGGAATCCGTCGCCGTGACGATCCGCCAGGGCTCGAACTTCCCGGAGGCCGCCGACTCGCTGCACGCCCACGAGTTGATCCGTTCGCCGTTCTTCTTCCGGCAGTACGCCAAGTTCTCGAAGCGAGACCGGACCATTCGCTACGGCCGGTACATCATCCGCCGCGGCGCGAGCTGGAACGAGATCCTCACCGCGCTCGAGCAGGGCCGCGGGATCGTGCATCGCGTCGTGGTGCCCGAGGGCTGGGCGGTATGGGACATCGTGCCGGAGATCGCGACGAAGCTCAGCGTGCCGGAGGACTCCGTGATGGCCGCGGTCCGCGATACCGCGTTGTTGCGGCGCGTGGCGGCGCCGCGGGGCACGCGCACGCTCGAAGGCTACCTGTTCCCCGACACGTACGACTTCCCCGACGGCGCGACGGCGCGCCAGGCGATCGAGATCATGGTGCAGCGCTTCGAGCGCACGTGGAAGCCGGAGTGGAACGCGCGCGCGGTGGAGCTCAAGCTGACGCGGCACCAGGTCGTGACGCTGGCGAGCATCGTCGAGAAGGAAGTGCGGAAGGGCGCGGAGCGTCCGACGGTCTCCGCGGTCTATCACAACCGCCTGAAGATCGGCCAGGCGCTGCAAGCGGACCCGACGGTGCAGTACGCGCTTGGCCGGCGTCGGCCGGGCCGCGTGCTCTACCGCGACCTGCGCGTGGACTCGCCGTACAACACGTATCGCCGCACGGGCCTGCCGCCGGGTCCGATCGCCAGCCCGGGCGCGGCGTCGCTCGAAGCGGCGCTGTATCCGGCGAACGTGAGCTTCCGCTACTTCGTGGCGCATCCCGACGGGCACCACGAGTTCCGCAACACCTACGCCGAGCACCTGCGCGCCATCGAGTTCGTGCGGTCCGTGGCGCGCCAGGATTCGCTGGAGCGCCGCCGGCGTGCGGCGCAGGCGGCGGTGGATTCGGCGATTGCGGCGGTCGGACTCCCGCCGCGCAGCCCCTAA
- the ruvX gene encoding Holliday junction resolvase RuvX, with product MTWRRRWLAIDLGDRRVGLAVSDPAGMIASPAGFVERRAGKRPPLTALLAKATELEAEGFIVGLPLDQQGEDTPRAEEARRLAQELTTRTGLPAELVDERFTTAAALRAVQAMEGTTRDRKGDVDALAATILLQHALRSMELRTDTAHGPEARNE from the coding sequence ATGACGTGGCGCCGGCGCTGGCTCGCGATCGATCTGGGGGATCGCCGCGTGGGGCTCGCGGTGAGCGATCCCGCCGGCATGATCGCGTCGCCGGCGGGCTTCGTCGAACGCCGCGCGGGCAAGCGGCCCCCGCTCACGGCACTGCTGGCGAAGGCGACCGAGCTCGAGGCCGAGGGATTCATCGTGGGGCTGCCCCTGGACCAGCAGGGGGAGGATACCCCGCGGGCGGAAGAGGCGCGGCGCCTCGCGCAGGAGCTGACGACGCGCACGGGCTTGCCTGCAGAGTTAGTGGACGAACGATTCACGACGGCGGCGGCGCTGCGAGCCGTGCAGGCGATGGAGGGCACGACGCGCGACCGCAAAGGCGATGTCGATGCGCTGGCGGCGACGATCCTGCTGCAGCACGCGCTGCGCTCGATGGAGCTCCGCACGGACACGGCACACGGACCGGAGGCGCGCAATGAATAA
- the rho gene encoding transcription termination factor Rho, whose translation METASLRRLPEAELRALAEQLSLAPTPTIAHGDLLLRVEKALLGRGETLIAEGTLELVKGGNGYLRQPAHSYLAGPDDVHVAPAQVKRFGLRTGDVVRGTVRPAKPWEKFLALAQVESVNGAAPEAALARGNFDTLRPKYPDQRIRLESKSGGLAMRVADLIAPLGKGQRGLIVAPPRAGKTLFLQRMANAIAENHPEIELIVLLIDERPEEVTDFIATVPSAEVVASTFDEVPKRHVQVAEMVIEKAKRLVEQGRDVVILLDSITRLARAHNAVTPMSGKILSGGVDAKALEKPKRFFGAARRIENGGSLTIVATALVNTGSRMDEVIFEEFKGTGNQEIVLDRDIANRRIYPAIEINKSGTRKEELLLSDKERNRIFLLRHFLGDMAPEDATQFLLRKLAATATNEEFFQRMAEGG comes from the coding sequence GTGGAAACCGCGTCCCTGCGCCGCCTTCCTGAGGCCGAGCTGCGCGCCCTCGCCGAGCAACTGTCGCTCGCGCCCACCCCGACGATCGCCCACGGCGACCTGCTGCTGCGCGTGGAGAAGGCGTTGCTCGGGCGCGGCGAGACGCTGATCGCCGAGGGCACCCTGGAGTTGGTGAAGGGCGGCAACGGCTACCTGCGCCAGCCCGCGCACAGCTACCTCGCGGGACCCGACGACGTCCACGTGGCGCCGGCGCAGGTGAAGCGCTTCGGCCTGCGCACGGGGGACGTGGTGCGCGGCACGGTGCGGCCGGCGAAGCCCTGGGAAAAGTTCCTCGCGCTGGCGCAGGTGGAATCGGTGAACGGCGCCGCGCCGGAAGCCGCGTTGGCGCGCGGCAACTTCGACACGCTGCGGCCCAAGTACCCGGACCAACGCATCCGGCTGGAATCGAAGTCAGGCGGGCTCGCGATGCGCGTCGCCGACCTCATCGCGCCGCTCGGCAAGGGCCAGCGCGGGTTGATCGTCGCACCGCCGCGGGCCGGCAAGACGCTGTTCCTGCAGCGCATGGCGAATGCGATCGCCGAGAACCATCCGGAGATCGAACTCATCGTGCTGCTGATCGACGAGCGGCCGGAGGAAGTGACGGACTTCATCGCGACGGTGCCGAGCGCCGAAGTGGTGGCGAGCACCTTCGACGAAGTGCCGAAGCGCCACGTGCAGGTGGCGGAGATGGTGATCGAGAAGGCCAAGCGCTTGGTGGAACAGGGCCGCGACGTGGTGATCCTGCTCGACTCGATCACGCGCCTCGCCCGCGCCCACAACGCGGTGACGCCGATGAGCGGCAAGATCCTCTCGGGCGGCGTGGATGCGAAGGCGCTGGAGAAGCCGAAGCGGTTCTTCGGCGCCGCGCGGCGCATCGAGAACGGCGGTTCGCTGACGATCGTCGCGACGGCGCTGGTGAACACCGGCTCGCGCATGGACGAAGTGATCTTCGAGGAGTTCAAGGGCACGGGCAACCAGGAGATCGTGCTCGACCGCGACATCGCGAACCGCCGCATCTATCCGGCGATCGAGATCAACAAGTCGGGCACGCGCAAGGAAGAGCTGCTGCTCTCCGACAAGGAACGGAACCGGATCTTCCTCCTGCGCCACTTCCTCGGCGACATGGCGCCGGAGGACGCGACGCAGTTCCTGCTGCGCAAGCTCGCCGCGACGGCGACGAACGAAGAGTTCTTCCAGCGCATGGCCGAGGGCGGCTGA
- a CDS encoding FecR family protein — protein sequence MPATFAPIDQATISALNAGGERALEQIFRDHYDWILEKALERLKGENAAAPKLIVNTVREFWEERDGFHSSAEIEAFFNEELRHRARAIRARMTAVHRFEKAEGVHVAPPPAAPNADQLWTEIAAELHKPVVDPATAAKRRREHRSHEVAEHIQTVTQRAAWKTPIIVAVVATVVALASAWWFGEKSRAEVINQMLGSAEAQQVNTRAGQLGSVTLADNSTARLGPETRLVIVDQFGNEYRTLSLSGTAVFTVTPGNMNAFEARLGDISVFSEGGVFTARDYGDEMQRVVRADEGTLRLTVGGAERTLAQGEAVTVDRSGAIAAADPATVERELAWTAGRLVLRDVTAGTAVQALWRWYGMDIALTDSVAAARSVSLDVPLGSSQAAITALEGAAQLRFQWIEGKMTLQPQAAARGRR from the coding sequence ATGCCGGCTACTTTCGCCCCGATCGACCAGGCGACGATTTCCGCACTCAACGCCGGCGGTGAGCGGGCGCTGGAACAGATCTTCCGCGACCACTACGACTGGATCCTCGAGAAGGCGCTCGAGCGCCTCAAGGGTGAGAACGCCGCCGCACCGAAGCTCATCGTCAACACCGTGCGCGAGTTCTGGGAAGAGCGCGATGGCTTCCACTCCAGCGCCGAGATCGAGGCCTTCTTCAACGAGGAGCTCCGGCACCGCGCCCGGGCCATCCGTGCGCGCATGACCGCCGTGCATCGCTTCGAGAAGGCCGAGGGCGTGCATGTCGCGCCGCCGCCGGCCGCCCCGAACGCCGATCAACTCTGGACCGAGATCGCCGCCGAGCTGCACAAGCCCGTCGTCGATCCCGCCACCGCGGCCAAGCGCCGTCGCGAGCACCGCTCGCATGAAGTCGCCGAGCACATCCAGACGGTGACGCAGCGTGCCGCGTGGAAGACGCCCATCATCGTCGCCGTCGTCGCGACCGTCGTGGCGCTGGCCAGCGCCTGGTGGTTCGGTGAGAAGTCGCGTGCCGAGGTCATCAACCAGATGCTCGGCTCGGCCGAGGCGCAGCAGGTGAACACCCGCGCCGGCCAGCTCGGCAGCGTCACCCTCGCCGACAACTCGACGGCGCGCCTCGGGCCCGAGACGCGCCTCGTCATCGTCGACCAGTTCGGCAACGAGTATCGCACCCTCAGCCTCTCCGGCACCGCCGTGTTCACCGTCACGCCGGGCAACATGAATGCCTTCGAGGCGCGCTTGGGTGACATCTCCGTGTTCTCCGAGGGCGGCGTCTTCACCGCGCGCGACTACGGCGACGAGATGCAGCGGGTCGTGCGTGCCGACGAGGGCACGCTGCGCCTCACCGTCGGTGGTGCGGAGCGCACGCTGGCGCAGGGCGAGGCTGTCACCGTCGATCGCAGCGGCGCCATTGCCGCGGCCGATCCCGCCACCGTCGAGCGTGAACTCGCCTGGACCGCGGGCCGACTGGTCCTGCGTGACGTGACCGCCGGCACCGCCGTGCAGGCCCTCTGGCGCTGGTACGGCATGGATATCGCGCTCACCGATTCCGTCGCTGCCGCGCGCAGCGTCTCGCTCGACGTGCCGCTCGGTTCGTCGCAGGCCGCCATCACGGCGCTCGAGGGTGCCGCGCAGCTCCGCTTCCAGTGGATCGAAGGCAAGATGACCCTCCAGCCGCAGGCCGCGGCGCGCGGCCGCCGCTGA
- a CDS encoding DsrE family protein, producing MRVARALIAAMVLTSAAGAQQAPRPSSMTMSGPLIMSAGPSLEVPDANFAVPPGHVFRVMWEINALPDSSAVSPQITTIARFYNLHARHGVPKANLFGAAVVHGTGWRALLTDEAYQRRYGRPNPSKALVEELIANGAKFAVCGQTAGSMGVTREELLPGVQLAISAMTALNVFYAEGYRLQPWR from the coding sequence ATGCGGGTCGCCCGCGCACTCATCGCGGCGATGGTCCTCACGTCGGCGGCCGGGGCGCAGCAAGCGCCTCGGCCGTCGTCGATGACCATGAGCGGGCCGCTGATCATGAGCGCCGGTCCCTCGCTCGAGGTGCCCGACGCGAACTTCGCCGTTCCGCCGGGCCACGTGTTCCGCGTGATGTGGGAGATCAACGCGCTGCCCGACTCGTCCGCGGTGAGCCCGCAGATCACCACGATCGCGCGCTTCTACAACCTGCACGCGCGTCACGGCGTGCCGAAGGCGAATCTCTTCGGGGCGGCGGTCGTCCACGGGACCGGGTGGCGCGCGTTGCTCACCGACGAGGCCTATCAGCGTCGGTACGGCCGGCCCAATCCGAGCAAGGCGTTGGTCGAGGAGCTCATCGCCAACGGCGCCAAGTTCGCCGTCTGTGGCCAGACGGCCGGCTCGATGGGCGTCACTCGCGAGGAGCTCCTGCCCGGCGTGCAGCTCGCCATCTCCGCGATGACGGCACTCAACGTGTTCTACGCCGAAGGCTATCGCCTGCAACCCTGGCGCTGA
- a CDS encoding recombinase family protein has translation MRKATSRDFQPSTAAALFLRVSTEEQAREGVSLDAQEARLLGDAAAHGLDVNVTYRDSGVSGSVPLGERPQGAELPTALDRGELQRVLAFKLDRLFRDAVDCLRTVRQWDDAGTAMHLVDLGAQAVNAGSAVGRFFLGMLAGVAAGRGGAGRAGGSAALWLCGHGGRRGLGAGAGGAGSASSHSLTE, from the coding sequence ATGCGAAAGGCGACTTCGCGTGACTTTCAGCCGAGCACCGCGGCGGCGCTCTTCCTCCGGGTCTCGACCGAAGAGCAGGCGCGGGAGGGCGTCTCGCTTGACGCCCAGGAGGCGCGCCTGCTGGGCGACGCCGCAGCGCACGGGCTCGACGTGAACGTGACTTACCGTGACTCTGGGGTCAGCGGGTCGGTGCCGCTGGGCGAACGGCCGCAGGGCGCCGAGCTGCCGACGGCGCTCGATCGCGGCGAGTTGCAGCGAGTTCTCGCCTTCAAGCTCGACCGGCTCTTCCGCGACGCGGTGGATTGCCTGCGCACCGTTCGGCAATGGGACGATGCGGGGACCGCGATGCACCTCGTCGATCTTGGCGCCCAGGCGGTGAACGCCGGCTCGGCGGTGGGGCGCTTCTTCCTCGGGATGCTCGCCGGCGTCGCTGCGGGACGAGGTGGCGCGGGGAGAGCGGGTGGGAGCGCCGCCCTATGGCTATGCGGCCACGGGGGACGGCGCGGCTTGGGTGCCGGTGCCGGAGGAGCAGGCAGTGCTTCGTCGCATTCGCTCACTGAGTAG
- a CDS encoding TIGR04255 family protein produces the protein MPDISQLPRAPIVEALLDIRSEHDRPISEEVLDGFGSVLGPEFSNKLVRQSVTGNLKVDRNSAATASAQVSTVAYLFRSNDGKWVVQVRKDGFALSRLAPYVSFEELRATAERLWGRFAAETKARKVTRTALRYINRVVVPRPVERLTDYFASGPMVGEGIPHGLLNFFVHLELSDPTSSIQTVVNMTVDTAATTPSELPIIFDIDVFRLTSLPAKGKDLFSQFTALRERKNVVFFESLTESALELLRR, from the coding sequence ATGCCAGATATCTCGCAGCTTCCGCGCGCGCCGATCGTCGAGGCGCTCCTAGATATTCGCTCCGAGCACGATCGTCCAATCTCGGAGGAGGTGCTGGACGGCTTTGGATCGGTCTTAGGACCTGAGTTTTCCAACAAGCTCGTACGACAAAGCGTGACGGGGAATCTCAAGGTTGATCGGAACTCAGCGGCCACGGCCTCGGCCCAGGTATCGACCGTGGCCTACCTGTTCAGGTCCAACGACGGAAAGTGGGTTGTTCAGGTGCGCAAGGACGGCTTCGCGCTGAGCCGACTTGCTCCCTATGTGTCCTTTGAAGAGCTGAGGGCGACCGCGGAGAGGCTCTGGGGCCGCTTCGCGGCCGAAACCAAGGCACGTAAGGTCACCAGAACTGCGCTTCGCTACATCAACCGCGTCGTGGTTCCTCGCCCGGTGGAAAGACTCACCGACTATTTCGCCTCGGGTCCGATGGTTGGAGAAGGCATTCCGCACGGATTGCTCAACTTCTTTGTGCACCTTGAGCTCTCGGATCCGACGTCAAGCATCCAGACGGTCGTGAATATGACGGTCGACACCGCCGCGACAACTCCATCAGAGCTTCCCATCATCTTCGACATTGACGTCTTCCGTCTGACGTCACTTCCGGCCAAGGGAAAGGATCTCTTTTCCCAGTTCACCGCGTTGCGCGAGCGGAAGAATGTCGTCTTCTTCGAGAGTCTGACCGAGTCAGCCCTGGAGTTACTGAGACGATGA
- a CDS encoding DUF7689 domain-containing protein — MPRSIIFREFPRLRTTLFSITSPDTQQYNCIAWAAGDDSRWWWPSGFGYWPPGVVREVSLRRFVEAFESLGYKQCPDGAHEDGVEKVVIYVDSVGIPTHAARQLRNGQWTSKLGGWEDVRHTVFGLTGTTYGEAAVYLSREFAAP; from the coding sequence TTGCCTCGTTCGATCATCTTCAGGGAGTTTCCGCGGCTGCGGACGACTCTCTTCTCGATCACCAGCCCGGATACGCAGCAATACAACTGCATTGCCTGGGCTGCTGGCGACGACTCTAGGTGGTGGTGGCCTAGTGGCTTCGGATACTGGCCGCCGGGCGTCGTGAGGGAGGTGTCACTGCGCCGGTTCGTGGAAGCGTTCGAGAGCCTCGGCTACAAGCAGTGCCCTGATGGTGCACATGAAGATGGCGTGGAGAAAGTAGTAATCTACGTTGATTCAGTGGGTATCCCTACCCACGCAGCCCGCCAGCTTCGCAACGGGCAGTGGACGAGCAAGCTCGGTGGCTGGGAGGACGTTCGACACACTGTCTTCGGGCTGACAGGCACAACATACGGAGAGGCCGCGGTCTACCTTTCTCGCGAGTTCGCTGCTCCCTGA
- a CDS encoding SDH family Clp fold serine proteinase, which produces MSPTWGGVLEEIQESAAAHNGVPLLDQIRRKHIAALHAYTGRNVILYASRWVQGMVTDSQAISIVDEDVHGLMEVVNGLKREAALDLILHSPGGSPDAAEMMVHYLRQKFDNIRVIVPQAAMSAATMLSCAADEIVMGAHSSLGPIDPQLITPMGAIPAQAILQQFERALNECADPKKLGAWAPMLPQYGPALLAQCENASGLAAELVATWLERWMFKGMPDAKTRAEKIALKLADHGSFKSHGRPVHRELARTLGFVVRDLEADQELQDKVLSVFHATMHVFSMNPSAAKLIENQRDRAFVKHQFLPMQQMQMQMIPTPPAPAAR; this is translated from the coding sequence GTGTCGCCGACGTGGGGTGGCGTCCTGGAGGAAATCCAGGAGAGCGCGGCTGCGCATAACGGCGTTCCGCTGCTCGACCAGATTCGTCGAAAGCACATCGCCGCCCTGCACGCTTACACCGGGCGCAACGTCATTCTCTACGCGTCGCGGTGGGTCCAAGGCATGGTCACGGACTCCCAGGCGATTTCCATCGTCGACGAGGACGTGCATGGCCTGATGGAAGTCGTCAACGGCCTGAAGCGGGAGGCCGCACTCGACCTGATCCTGCACAGCCCCGGCGGCTCGCCGGATGCCGCAGAGATGATGGTGCACTACCTCCGGCAGAAGTTCGACAACATCCGCGTCATCGTACCGCAGGCAGCAATGTCGGCCGCCACGATGCTCTCGTGCGCCGCAGACGAGATCGTGATGGGCGCACATTCGTCCCTCGGTCCGATTGACCCACAGCTGATCACGCCGATGGGCGCGATTCCGGCCCAGGCGATCCTGCAGCAGTTTGAGCGCGCCCTCAACGAGTGCGCCGACCCGAAGAAGCTCGGGGCTTGGGCTCCCATGCTGCCGCAGTACGGACCCGCGCTACTCGCGCAATGCGAGAACGCATCGGGCCTGGCGGCGGAGTTGGTCGCGACTTGGTTGGAGCGCTGGATGTTCAAGGGTATGCCGGACGCAAAGACGCGAGCCGAGAAGATCGCACTCAAGCTCGCCGACCACGGTTCATTTAAGAGCCACGGGCGACCGGTCCATCGCGAACTTGCGCGGACACTTGGGTTCGTCGTCCGAGATCTTGAGGCGGACCAAGAGCTGCAGGACAAGGTGCTGTCCGTGTTCCACGCGACAATGCACGTCTTCTCGATGAATCCGTCTGCTGCCAAGCTGATCGAGAACCAACGTGACCGCGCGTTTGTCAAGCACCAGTTCTTGCCGATGCAGCAGATGCAAATGCAGATGATACCGACGCCTCCGGCCCCGGCTGCTCGGTAG
- a CDS encoding IS256 family transposase has protein sequence MAKPKEEFPTFDPAALDALIGDARSPEDFTAVMRALQKRLAERMLAGELSAHLGYAPGEAKPAGQTNHRNGATPKTVLTGTGAVPLEIPRDREGTFRPQLVPTGVRRLPQFDANVLSLYARGVSVREIQAHLEQLYQVEVAPSVISVITDEVVAEVQAWQQRPLERMYPVVIFDALRVKIRDEGTVRNKAVYLALGVDREGHKEVLGLWIEQTEGAGFWLRVMSELKARGVDDILVALVDGLVGFPDAITTVFPQAQVHHCVVHLVRQSLAYASWKDRKPISAALRAIYKAPTEAAASSALETLAAGPWGTRYPAIAALWRRHWPHVVPVFAYPPELRRLLYTTNAIESLHMQLRKIVKTRGHFPTDEAAAKLLYLALRNIQAKWKRGSHAWKAAMPYLGMLFGPRFTDHA, from the coding sequence ATGGCCAAGCCGAAAGAGGAGTTCCCCACGTTTGACCCGGCGGCGCTGGACGCGCTGATCGGGGACGCGCGTTCGCCGGAGGATTTCACCGCCGTGATGCGCGCGTTGCAGAAGCGACTCGCGGAGCGGATGCTGGCCGGCGAACTGAGCGCGCACCTGGGCTACGCGCCCGGCGAGGCGAAGCCGGCCGGGCAGACGAACCATCGCAATGGCGCGACGCCGAAGACGGTGCTGACCGGGACCGGCGCCGTGCCGCTCGAGATCCCGCGCGACCGCGAGGGCACGTTCCGGCCGCAGTTGGTGCCCACGGGCGTGCGCCGCCTGCCGCAGTTCGATGCGAACGTGCTCTCGCTCTACGCGCGGGGCGTCAGCGTGCGCGAGATCCAGGCCCACCTGGAGCAGCTGTATCAGGTGGAGGTCGCGCCGAGCGTCATCAGCGTGATCACCGACGAGGTGGTGGCCGAGGTGCAGGCGTGGCAGCAGCGGCCGCTCGAGCGGATGTACCCGGTGGTCATCTTCGACGCGCTGCGGGTGAAGATCCGCGACGAGGGCACGGTCCGGAACAAGGCGGTCTACCTCGCGCTCGGCGTGGACCGCGAGGGGCACAAGGAGGTGCTGGGCCTCTGGATCGAGCAGACGGAAGGCGCGGGCTTCTGGCTGCGCGTGATGAGCGAATTGAAGGCGCGCGGCGTCGACGACATCCTCGTGGCGCTCGTCGATGGGCTCGTCGGCTTCCCGGACGCCATCACGACGGTCTTCCCGCAGGCGCAGGTGCACCACTGCGTCGTGCATCTCGTGCGGCAGAGCCTGGCGTACGCGAGCTGGAAGGACCGCAAGCCGATCAGCGCCGCCCTGCGGGCCATCTACAAGGCGCCCACCGAGGCGGCCGCCAGCAGTGCGCTCGAGACCCTCGCCGCCGGCCCGTGGGGCACGCGATATCCCGCCATCGCGGCGCTGTGGCGCCGGCACTGGCCGCACGTCGTGCCCGTCTTCGCCTACCCGCCCGAGCTCCGGCGGCTGCTCTACACGACGAACGCCATCGAGAGCCTGCACATGCAGCTCCGGAAGATCGTGAAGACCCGCGGCCACTTCCCGACCGACGAAGCCGCGGCCAAGTTGCTCTATCTCGCGCTGCGGAACATCCAAGCGAAGTGGAAGCGCGGGAGTCACGCTTGGAAGGCCGCGATGCCGTATCTCGGGATGCTGTTTGGTCCGCGCTTCACCGATCATGCGTGA